In the genome of Pseudomonas putida, one region contains:
- a CDS encoding NADH:ubiquinone oxidoreductase subunit N, producing MKDPYASGFWCSVTILGTLTAGYFYGIRHVHSMDHALQFMYAAAAITAAVALCALAWIAWQQLRLNKREVIQGHTLVTIWNTKVALRRVETVFDRYFWGSYWHSGRTFEEVMGELKGTPLEQSLDALKRQCRELDREIRDHQHRWLANARDLSSVATAMARERYQLDLCDPQGRDGGNTAVLNRDLEVLVYTWSARLRSFDHQLDELERAYH from the coding sequence ATGAAAGATCCCTACGCATCAGGTTTCTGGTGCTCCGTGACGATCCTGGGCACGCTGACGGCCGGTTATTTCTACGGCATCCGTCATGTCCACTCCATGGACCATGCGCTGCAGTTCATGTATGCCGCAGCCGCCATCACGGCGGCGGTGGCGCTCTGCGCGCTGGCCTGGATCGCCTGGCAGCAGTTGCGCCTGAACAAGCGCGAGGTGATCCAGGGTCATACGCTGGTGACCATCTGGAACACCAAGGTCGCCTTGCGTCGGGTAGAGACGGTATTTGATCGCTATTTCTGGGGAAGCTACTGGCATTCCGGGCGGACCTTCGAGGAGGTCATGGGTGAGCTCAAGGGCACGCCACTGGAGCAGAGCCTGGACGCGCTAAAGCGTCAGTGCCGGGAGCTGGACCGCGAGATCCGTGACCATCAACACCGCTGGCTGGCCAACGCCCGTGACCTTTCCAGCGTGGCCACGGCCATGGCTCGCGAGCGCTATCAGCTGGACCTGTGCGACCCCCAGGGCCGCGATGGCGGCAACACTGCGGTGCTCAATCGCGACCTTGAGGTGCTGGTGTACACCTGGTCAGCGCGCCTGCGCAGCTTCGACCACCAGTTGGATGAGCTGGAGCGCGCTTACCACTAG
- a CDS encoding CBS domain-containing protein — MKNVEQLLKTKSQPQTVYTIGPDDSVLDALKLLAEKNIGALPVVEDNQVVGIVSERDYARKLVLKGRSSAATPVREIMSAPVVTVEPKQNLEYCMNLMTNRHLRHLPVVSNGELLGLLSIGDLVKETIAEQANLIAQLEQYIRGD; from the coding sequence ATGAAAAACGTCGAACAACTGCTCAAGACCAAGTCCCAACCTCAGACCGTCTACACCATCGGCCCTGACGACTCGGTGCTCGACGCCCTGAAGCTGCTGGCGGAAAAAAACATCGGCGCCCTGCCAGTGGTCGAGGACAACCAGGTGGTGGGCATCGTCAGCGAACGCGACTACGCCCGCAAGCTGGTGCTCAAGGGGCGCTCTTCGGCGGCAACGCCGGTGCGCGAGATCATGAGTGCGCCGGTCGTCACGGTCGAGCCCAAGCAGAACCTGGAGTACTGCATGAACCTGATGACCAACCGCCATCTTCGCCACCTGCCGGTGGTCAGCAACGGCGAACTGCTCGGCCTGCTGTCGATCGGTGACCTGGTAAAAGAAACCATTGCCGAACAGGCCAACCTGATCGCGCAGCTGGAGCAGTACATCCGCGGAGATTGA
- a CDS encoding IS110 family transposase, producing the protein MAMRVDNFIIGIDVAKAELVCYYEDSAQQQTVRNTKPEIQKWLALQPANTAICVEATNVYHLDLVEMAYEKGFAVYVVDGFQLSNYRKGVGGRVKTDASDACLLARFLDREGSALRPWSPPPAVYGKLQSLLRRRAALVSARTSLTQSWGNEMSLKEAFNSFAKHFESLDLLIQKRLKVLVKEAGLAEQVARCQKVEGIGFLTAVALVTAFIRGEFKNSDSYIAFLGMDLKVADSGQKAGRRRLTKRGCSEIRRLLHNAAMAASRSAAWKDVYEHYRRAGKATTQALVILSRKLARVAFALMKTQGEYVSKGAKKLCPQP; encoded by the coding sequence ATGGCAATGCGAGTAGACAATTTCATCATCGGCATCGATGTCGCCAAGGCTGAGCTGGTCTGTTATTACGAAGACTCCGCCCAACAGCAGACCGTTAGAAACACCAAGCCTGAAATCCAAAAGTGGCTGGCACTTCAGCCGGCCAATACCGCTATCTGCGTTGAAGCTACCAATGTTTACCATCTGGACCTGGTTGAGATGGCATACGAAAAGGGCTTCGCCGTCTATGTCGTCGACGGGTTTCAACTCAGCAACTACCGCAAGGGCGTTGGCGGACGCGTTAAAACCGATGCGTCCGATGCCTGCCTGCTGGCTCGCTTCCTGGATCGCGAGGGCAGTGCTCTTCGTCCTTGGTCGCCCCCTCCAGCTGTCTACGGCAAGCTCCAGAGCCTGCTCCGGCGCAGAGCAGCGCTGGTTTCGGCGCGGACAAGCCTGACCCAGAGCTGGGGCAACGAAATGTCGCTCAAAGAGGCGTTCAACAGCTTTGCCAAGCACTTCGAGTCGCTTGATCTTCTGATCCAGAAACGCCTGAAGGTCTTGGTAAAAGAGGCTGGCCTAGCCGAACAAGTCGCCCGCTGTCAGAAAGTTGAAGGGATTGGCTTCCTGACCGCTGTTGCCCTCGTCACCGCATTTATTCGGGGCGAATTCAAGAACAGTGATTCATACATCGCTTTTCTAGGCATGGACCTGAAAGTTGCAGATTCCGGCCAAAAGGCCGGACGTCGACGGTTGACCAAGCGGGGTTGTTCAGAGATCCGTCGATTACTGCATAACGCCGCCATGGCGGCCAGTAGGTCTGCGGCCTGGAAAGACGTCTACGAGCACTATCGCCGGGCAGGTAAGGCAACGACTCAGGCCCTGGTTATCTTGTCACGCAAGCTCGCCAGAGTTGCATTCGCCTTGATGAAGACCCAAGGCGAATACGTCAGCAAAGGGGCAAAAAAGCTTTGCCCTCAACCATAG
- a CDS encoding DUF2789 domain-containing protein, whose protein sequence is MEAPNHPFAELFKQLGLADDAESIDKFITTHSPLKNEIKLVDAPFWSEAQRAFLKESVIEDADWAVPFDQLNEALRRPRK, encoded by the coding sequence ATGGAAGCACCGAACCATCCGTTCGCCGAACTGTTCAAGCAGTTGGGGCTGGCGGACGATGCCGAGAGCATCGACAAGTTCATCACCACCCATTCACCGCTCAAGAACGAGATCAAGCTGGTGGATGCGCCGTTCTGGAGCGAGGCCCAGCGGGCCTTTCTCAAAGAGAGCGTGATAGAGGACGCCGATTGGGCCGTGCCGTTCGATCAACTCAACGAGGCCTTGCGCCGCCCCCGCAAATAA
- a CDS encoding VWA domain-containing protein encodes MQRVTRDTSPAQDDPKPLEQAMAIIVRHFPPSIAHLFATPRTGQDGVREWWSELEGQPRRFHELGAEQQSALLALYEQRQVAVRQLIGELQGRGQQEEAKVLQRLIGPPNLDNLYSINGYPLVVRWGQPVPPPAAAPVPPPPPPTPVPVRRRWIWLPWFLLPLLGLLLLALALWFGWPYLQRWLDTRPTQPYACVKDAQVQPPEFAVVLDTSGSMRLSVEATAEDEQWFFQYINDQATDPQRLAQITRAPVRMDVAKASLTHLIEDLHPAIDMRVVTFDGCRAPLDHGVFTPAQRPALIQGIQALEPNDGTALSASLDVAARAMDGRNRDGMIVMFVDGPDGCGQNACAVAERIAREQPRLRVNLINISNNSQANCIAESTGGRVYSADNASQMAAALKQASQEVSSSANCD; translated from the coding sequence ATGCAACGGGTCACCCGTGACACCAGCCCGGCCCAGGATGACCCGAAGCCGTTGGAACAGGCCATGGCGATCATCGTCAGGCATTTCCCCCCGAGCATCGCGCACCTGTTCGCGACACCGCGCACCGGTCAGGACGGCGTGCGTGAATGGTGGTCGGAGCTCGAAGGTCAGCCGCGCCGCTTCCATGAGCTCGGTGCCGAGCAGCAAAGCGCCTTGCTGGCGCTGTACGAACAGCGCCAGGTCGCCGTGCGCCAGTTGATCGGCGAACTGCAGGGGCGCGGCCAGCAGGAAGAGGCCAAGGTCCTGCAGCGTCTGATCGGCCCCCCGAACCTGGACAACCTCTACAGCATCAATGGCTACCCGCTGGTGGTCCGTTGGGGCCAACCGGTACCCCCTCCCGCCGCTGCGCCCGTCCCCCCGCCGCCGCCACCGACGCCAGTGCCGGTGCGCCGCCGCTGGATCTGGCTGCCGTGGTTCCTGCTGCCGCTGCTCGGCTTGCTGCTCCTGGCCTTGGCCCTGTGGTTCGGCTGGCCCTACCTGCAACGCTGGCTGGACACCCGCCCCACGCAACCCTATGCCTGTGTCAAGGACGCCCAGGTGCAGCCGCCGGAATTCGCCGTGGTACTCGATACCTCAGGCTCGATGCGCCTGAGCGTCGAGGCCACGGCCGAAGACGAACAGTGGTTCTTCCAGTACATCAATGATCAGGCCACCGACCCGCAGCGATTGGCGCAAATCACTCGCGCGCCGGTGCGCATGGACGTCGCCAAGGCCAGCCTGACACACCTGATCGAAGACCTGCATCCGGCCATCGACATGCGCGTGGTGACCTTCGATGGCTGTCGCGCGCCCCTGGACCATGGTGTGTTCACCCCTGCCCAGCGTCCGGCGCTGATCCAGGGCATCCAGGCCCTGGAGCCCAACGATGGCACTGCGCTCAGCGCCAGCCTCGATGTGGCGGCCCGGGCCATGGATGGACGCAACCGCGACGGCATGATCGTGATGTTCGTCGATGGCCCGGACGGCTGCGGGCAGAACGCCTGCGCGGTGGCCGAACGGATCGCCCGCGAGCAACCCCGGCTGCGGGTCAACCTGATCAACATCAGTAACAACAGCCAAGCCAACTGCATCGCCGAGAGCACCGGCGGCCGGGTCTATTCGGCCGACAACGCCTCGCAGATGGCGGCCGCGCTCAAGCAGGCCAGCCAGGAGGTCTCCAGCTCGGCCAATTGTGATTAG